From a single bacterium genomic region:
- a CDS encoding 3-hydroxybutyryl-CoA dehydrogenase yields MEIRNVAVAGAGTMGNGIAHVFAQKGYNVTLMDSTPDSLLRGVEMIKLNLARQVKRELISKADADATLARVNATGNLKEAASAQLIVEAIFEDYDVKTAFWKEMDAICSSDTIFASNTSSLPITQLAAATKRPEQFIGMHFMNPVPVMKLVEIIRGFPTSDETCAIIKDLAMKLDKTPVEVNDYPGFIANRILLPMINESIYALMEGVSGKEEIDTVMKLGMNHPMGPLTLADFIGLDVCLAILETMHNGLGDPKYRPCPLLKKMVQAGWLGRKSGRGFYIYGSATN; encoded by the coding sequence ATGGAGATCAGAAATGTCGCGGTGGCCGGTGCGGGAACGATGGGGAATGGCATTGCCCACGTCTTTGCTCAGAAGGGTTACAACGTGACGTTGATGGATTCGACGCCTGATTCGCTTTTGCGCGGTGTCGAGATGATCAAGCTTAATCTGGCACGACAGGTGAAACGTGAGTTAATCTCTAAGGCTGATGCCGACGCTACATTGGCACGAGTCAACGCGACCGGCAACTTGAAGGAAGCTGCATCCGCGCAGTTGATTGTCGAGGCGATCTTCGAAGACTATGACGTCAAGACTGCATTCTGGAAAGAAATGGATGCCATCTGTTCGAGTGATACGATTTTTGCATCGAATACGTCTTCGCTGCCGATTACGCAATTGGCGGCGGCGACGAAACGACCGGAGCAGTTTATTGGGATGCACTTCATGAATCCGGTACCGGTTATGAAGCTCGTTGAGATTATTCGTGGATTTCCGACCAGCGACGAGACTTGTGCGATAATCAAGGACCTGGCGATGAAGCTTGACAAGACGCCTGTAGAAGTAAATGACTATCCCGGTTTCATAGCCAATAGAATTCTGCTGCCAATGATCAATGAGTCAATTTACGCCCTCATGGAAGGCGTCTCCGGCAAAGAGGAGATTGACACAGTCATGAAACTCGGAATGAACCATCCGATGGGTCCATTGACACTTGCAGATTTCATCGGGCTGGATGTTTGTCTGGCAATTCTCGAAACGATGCACAACGGATTGGGCGACCCGAAGTATCGGCCTTGTCCTTTACTGAAGAAGATGGTTCAAGCAGGTTGGCTTGGGCGTAAAAGCGGTCGCGGTTTCTACATATACGGAAGCGCTACCAATTAG
- a CDS encoding acyl-CoA dehydrogenase family protein translates to MDFSLSEDQIMMRDTARDFAEKRLKPIAEELDAKAEMPAELLRETAELGYFGLFAPEEYGGLSVDSLSYALTIEEISKACAAHAITLSVHNSLVIKAIKGFGTEEQKKKYLPKLAAGEFIGAYSLSEPGAGTDAGSLQCRALRSGDHYVLNGTKSWVSSAGYASVFIVFVLTSPDQGKHGVSCLIVDKGMPGMSLGQSEKKMGLRASDTRELSFIDCKIPVGQLLGEENRGLRVAFSLLDAGRIGVAAQALGIAQAAFDEAVKYARERKQFNQPLINFQATQFKLAEMATRIDAARLLTYRAAVLFDSGASCLKEISMAKLFSSQTANFVANEAVQIHGGYGYVKEYPVERYFRDARVTEIYEGTTEAQKMVISRAIINEGQ, encoded by the coding sequence ATGGATTTTAGTCTTAGCGAAGATCAGATCATGATGCGCGACACTGCTCGCGATTTTGCCGAGAAGCGGCTTAAGCCGATTGCTGAAGAACTTGATGCAAAGGCTGAAATGCCCGCCGAGCTCCTTCGCGAAACCGCGGAGCTTGGGTACTTTGGCCTGTTTGCTCCTGAAGAATATGGCGGCTTAAGCGTCGATAGCCTCAGCTATGCTCTGACCATTGAAGAGATCTCCAAGGCTTGCGCTGCGCACGCTATAACTTTATCTGTACATAATTCGCTAGTCATTAAAGCCATCAAAGGTTTCGGAACAGAAGAGCAGAAGAAGAAGTACCTGCCCAAGCTTGCGGCAGGAGAGTTCATCGGCGCGTATTCTCTTTCCGAGCCCGGTGCCGGAACCGATGCCGGATCGCTGCAGTGTCGTGCCTTAAGAAGTGGCGATCACTATGTTCTGAATGGCACAAAGAGCTGGGTCAGTTCGGCGGGATATGCCTCGGTGTTTATCGTATTTGTATTGACAAGCCCCGACCAGGGCAAACACGGCGTATCATGCCTGATTGTCGATAAGGGAATGCCTGGCATGTCGTTGGGCCAGTCCGAAAAGAAAATGGGACTTAGAGCATCGGATACGCGAGAGTTGTCGTTTATCGATTGCAAGATTCCGGTTGGACAGTTGCTTGGTGAAGAGAATCGTGGATTACGAGTGGCGTTTTCGTTGCTTGATGCCGGTCGTATCGGCGTCGCCGCGCAAGCACTTGGAATCGCTCAGGCCGCCTTCGATGAAGCCGTCAAATATGCACGTGAGCGCAAACAATTCAATCAACCGCTTATCAATTTCCAAGCGACGCAGTTCAAGTTAGCGGAAATGGCCACCCGAATTGATGCGGCTCGATTGTTGACTTACCGTGCAGCTGTTCTTTTTGATTCAGGAGCTTCCTGCCTCAAGGAGATTTCGATGGCGAAACTTTTCTCATCGCAGACGGCAAACTTCGTAGCAAATGAAGCAGTACAAATTCATGGCGGGTACGGCTATGTCAAGGAATACCCGGTCGAACGCTACTTCCGCGATGCCCGAGTGACGGAAATCTACGAAGGAACTACCGAAGCTCAAAAAATGGTCATTTCACGCGCAATCATCAATGAAGGGCAGTAA
- a CDS encoding acyl-CoA dehydrogenase family protein, whose product MFADSDYIDFRLQVREFCEKEIAPLSNAADEHQVFPQTAIEKIHRQGWWAVQIPKDFGGMGANTVQYSIIVEELCRVCGSTGLTVAAHNSLGAGPIYNFGSKEQQKKYLHFGDSEPYLIAFGLTEPQAGSDAGATKSVAEPQGDHYILNGTKCWITSANLCKYAIVTARTDRSGGVKGISSFVLEKGLEGFSVGKKENKMGCRGSDTAFLHFDDVKVPKSSLIGGEGEGFKQFMKTLDGGRISIAAMALGLSVGAFESAARYAATNSQFGEPMADQQWVQFKLADMACRIEAARGLIYGASVMKDKGLNYSQQSAMAKLYASEVCNFCTFEAIGIIGADATSTKFPVERMWRDMKLTEIGEGTSEIQRIVISRAILKSIVLD is encoded by the coding sequence ATGTTTGCAGATAGTGATTACATAGATTTTCGATTACAAGTCAGGGAATTCTGTGAAAAGGAGATCGCTCCGCTTTCGAACGCAGCTGACGAACATCAGGTTTTTCCGCAGACTGCAATCGAGAAGATTCACCGTCAAGGATGGTGGGCCGTCCAGATACCCAAAGACTTCGGCGGCATGGGAGCCAATACCGTACAGTATTCAATCATAGTTGAAGAATTGTGCCGAGTCTGTGGCTCGACGGGGTTGACGGTAGCTGCCCATAACTCGCTTGGAGCGGGCCCGATCTACAATTTTGGATCTAAGGAACAACAGAAGAAGTATCTTCACTTTGGTGACAGTGAGCCATATTTGATCGCATTTGGGCTTACCGAGCCTCAGGCAGGGTCGGATGCCGGCGCCACCAAATCAGTTGCCGAACCGCAAGGCGATCACTATATTCTCAACGGTACAAAGTGCTGGATTACCTCTGCCAATCTGTGCAAGTATGCAATTGTAACCGCACGGACTGATCGCAGCGGAGGTGTTAAAGGCATTTCTTCTTTCGTCCTTGAGAAGGGCCTTGAAGGGTTCTCCGTTGGAAAGAAAGAAAACAAGATGGGCTGTAGGGGCTCTGACACGGCATTTCTGCATTTTGACGATGTCAAAGTGCCGAAGTCAAGCCTTATAGGTGGTGAGGGAGAGGGATTCAAGCAGTTCATGAAGACGCTTGACGGTGGACGAATTTCGATTGCTGCAATGGCACTGGGATTATCAGTTGGTGCATTTGAATCGGCGGCAAGGTATGCTGCGACGAACTCACAATTTGGCGAGCCAATGGCAGACCAGCAGTGGGTACAATTCAAACTCGCCGACATGGCTTGTCGAATTGAAGCCGCGCGTGGATTGATCTATGGCGCAAGCGTTATGAAAGACAAGGGACTGAACTACTCCCAGCAATCAGCCATGGCCAAGTTATATGCCTCTGAAGTTTGCAACTTTTGCACCTTTGAGGCGATAGGTATTATAGGCGCGGACGCTACGTCAACCAAGTTTCCGGTTGAACGTATGTGGCGCGACATGAAATTGACGGAAATTGGCGAAGGAACTTCCGAGATTCAACGAATCGTGATCTCCCGAGCCATTCTTAAATCGATAGTATTAGATTGA
- a CDS encoding branched-chain amino acid transaminase produces the protein MAFDEGGKIWMNGEFVDWKDAKIHVLSHVIHYGSSVFEGLRCYKTKRGSAIFRLEDHTRRLFNSAKIYRMKIPYTEAQLNEAQIELIRLNKKESCYIRPVAYRGYKQLGVDPSGCPIDVAIAVWDWGSYLGGGAMENGVDVCVSSWRRMAPDTFPAFAKSGANYMNSQLIKMEALEHGYVEGIALDVHGMVSEGSGENIFVFHEGNLITPPYNASILPGITRHTVIQLAKEMGMKVLERNLPRELLYVADEVFFSGSAAEITPIRSVDKITVGTGKAGPIAKKLQAAFADIIENGNDKRGWLKRVYSHETVGV, from the coding sequence ATGGCATTTGATGAAGGCGGCAAGATTTGGATGAACGGGGAGTTCGTCGACTGGAAGGACGCCAAGATCCATGTCCTCTCGCATGTGATCCATTACGGAAGCAGCGTCTTCGAAGGCTTGCGGTGCTATAAGACCAAGCGGGGATCTGCGATCTTCCGTCTTGAAGATCATACCAGAAGACTGTTCAATTCTGCGAAAATCTATCGCATGAAGATTCCCTATACCGAAGCGCAGTTGAATGAAGCTCAAATTGAGCTTATCCGCCTGAACAAAAAGGAATCCTGCTACATTCGTCCCGTAGCCTATCGAGGCTATAAACAGCTCGGAGTCGATCCGTCCGGATGCCCGATTGACGTTGCGATTGCCGTCTGGGATTGGGGTAGCTACCTCGGTGGTGGCGCCATGGAGAATGGTGTTGATGTATGTGTTTCCTCCTGGCGCAGAATGGCTCCCGACACCTTCCCGGCATTTGCCAAGAGCGGTGCGAATTACATGAATAGTCAGCTCATTAAGATGGAAGCACTCGAACACGGCTATGTTGAAGGCATTGCGCTTGACGTTCACGGAATGGTCAGCGAAGGCTCCGGAGAGAATATCTTCGTTTTCCACGAAGGGAATCTAATCACGCCTCCATACAATGCTTCGATTCTCCCCGGAATTACGCGTCACACGGTTATCCAGCTTGCCAAAGAGATGGGTATGAAAGTGCTTGAGCGCAACTTGCCGCGTGAGTTGCTTTATGTTGCAGATGAGGTGTTTTTCTCGGGTTCGGCAGCAGAGATTACTCCGATTCGCTCAGTGGACAAGATTACTGTGGGAACCGGCAAAGCGGGTCCAATTGCCAAGAAACTGCAAGCGGCCTTTGCCGATATCATCGAGAACGGAAATGACAAGCGCGGTTGGCTCAAGAGAGTCTACTCACATGAGACCGTAGGCGTGTAA
- the rpiB gene encoding ribose 5-phosphate isomerase B: MKIAIGADHKGFQLKEHLKQFLQSLGHTVSDFGTDSEESTDYPDYGMRVAHAVANREADRGITVCWTGNGMNMVVNKLPEIRGAYALTEEMAQLSRQHNDSNILTLGSKWVESELADKIVKVWLDTAFEAGRHEKRIKKFSIKRN, translated from the coding sequence ATGAAAATAGCTATCGGTGCCGATCACAAAGGGTTCCAGCTCAAGGAACATCTCAAGCAATTTCTTCAGTCGCTCGGGCATACCGTCAGTGACTTTGGTACTGACTCCGAAGAATCCACCGACTATCCCGACTACGGAATGCGGGTTGCGCACGCTGTTGCAAATCGTGAGGCTGATCGCGGGATAACGGTGTGTTGGACTGGCAACGGAATGAACATGGTCGTGAACAAGCTGCCTGAGATCCGTGGTGCTTATGCTTTGACCGAAGAAATGGCACAACTGTCGAGACAGCATAACGACTCAAACATTTTGACGCTTGGCTCCAAGTGGGTCGAAAGCGAATTGGCCGACAAGATCGTCAAAGTCTGGCTCGACACGGCATTTGAAGCCGGTCGCCATGAAAAGCGGATCAAGAAATTTTCGATTAAGCGTAACTAA
- a CDS encoding NUDIX hydrolase, translating into MANHLLSQIVQTTTLLNQDGQALILRTPEGKWQLPGGRLNEGESWDEGLRREIREETGITDVDILSITMVDNWTFRGVLMYGVYFLCRTSTTEVTISSEHTAYRWVSKNDNLEEIEFWHENLRMLTERALAMDRGPEL; encoded by the coding sequence GTGGCAAATCACCTTCTATCGCAAATCGTGCAGACGACGACGCTGCTAAACCAAGATGGGCAAGCGTTGATTCTTCGGACGCCAGAAGGAAAATGGCAGCTTCCCGGCGGTCGCCTGAATGAGGGTGAGTCCTGGGACGAAGGATTACGCCGGGAGATTCGCGAAGAGACCGGAATTACGGATGTAGACATTCTATCGATTACGATGGTTGACAACTGGACATTTCGCGGAGTTCTAATGTACGGCGTGTATTTCCTCTGTCGAACCAGTACGACCGAAGTGACGATAAGCAGTGAGCATACAGCCTATCGGTGGGTAAGCAAAAACGACAATCTTGAAGAAATCGAGTTCTGGCATGAGAACCTGCGAATGCTTACAGAGCGTGCGTTAGCAATGGACCGGGGTCCGGAACTGTAG
- a CDS encoding FAD-dependent thymidylate synthase: MDDNKGLIDQEIKVLDSGFVRLVDFMGSDDSIVEAARVSYGRGTKKRREDRGLIRYLIRHQHTTPFEMVEFKFHVKLPIFIARQWIRHRTANVNEYSGRYSVMEDDFYVPKPEDVKQQSTTNRQGREEAEVDPAVRESFLAFLNTSNRHLYDEYLKAIDSGVAREIARINLPLSLYTQWYWKVDLHNLFHFLKLRLDQHAQAEIREYAKAMAQFVKQVVPVAWEAFEDYQLDAQQFSSIELKLLFNNLKSFDQSEEALVEAGLSKGEAREFQEKLSKIRNSL, translated from the coding sequence ATGGATGACAATAAAGGCCTAATCGATCAGGAAATCAAAGTACTCGACAGCGGATTTGTCCGACTCGTCGATTTTATGGGATCCGACGATTCAATCGTCGAAGCCGCACGCGTTTCCTATGGTCGAGGTACGAAGAAGCGTCGTGAGGACCGTGGCTTGATTCGCTACTTGATTCGCCATCAACATACGACTCCGTTTGAGATGGTAGAATTCAAGTTTCATGTCAAGCTCCCCATCTTCATTGCCCGCCAGTGGATACGGCATCGTACGGCGAATGTCAACGAGTACTCCGGTCGTTACTCGGTGATGGAAGACGACTTCTACGTACCCAAGCCGGAAGATGTCAAGCAACAGTCCACGACTAATCGCCAAGGTAGGGAAGAGGCTGAAGTGGACCCTGCCGTGCGCGAGTCGTTTCTGGCATTCCTCAATACCAGCAACCGCCATTTGTATGACGAGTATTTGAAAGCGATCGATTCGGGTGTGGCTCGAGAAATCGCACGCATCAATCTGCCGCTTTCGCTGTACACGCAATGGTATTGGAAGGTCGATCTTCACAATCTCTTTCATTTCCTGAAATTGCGCTTGGACCAACACGCCCAGGCTGAAATTCGCGAGTATGCAAAAGCGATGGCGCAATTTGTGAAGCAGGTCGTTCCGGTGGCGTGGGAAGCTTTCGAAGATTACCAGCTCGACGCACAGCAGTTCTCTTCAATTGAGCTCAAACTGCTGTTTAACAATCTCAAGTCATTCGATCAAAGTGAAGAAGCTTTGGTTGAGGCTGGCTTGTCAAAAGGCGAGGCGCGAGAATTTCAAGAGAAGCTTTCGAAGATTAGAAATAGCCTGTAG
- a CDS encoding PBP1A family penicillin-binding protein — MNQKRLYKFYLFVVLGVILVGSIGMALAYSYQDELPSIEEIYNIEPAVVTRIYDIHGELLQKYHYENRTLVPYSKIPAHLIQALVATEDDHFFSHWGVDWRGLMRAVFRNLFSGFGSGGGGSTITQQLSRMLFYDREISLERKIKEALTAVKIERTYSKNEILEMYLNTYYYGHGAYGIETASRTYFNKSTEALKIEESALLIAIVNAPARYSPVNHADRALNRRNYVLSRMEDEDYINSKMADSLKHLPIAIDFSLDNSGEAPYFTEMVRQYLVEKHGEDEFYGGGLAVYTTLDAGLQRIVENSLIAQVDSLQQRMERRRHLGNPEYSVPEYDSSGNIRGYRFKEVQGAFVAIDNRTGDIMALVGGKDFRKWKFNRAVQAKRQPGSTFKPFVYMAAIGSGMHACDILYDTPIAMTIPGSDVWSPRNFDDEFLGAMTMRKGLTMSRNLIAIKLLQQVGVDNVIATAKKMGITSPLTPNAALAIGTSETSLLEIVGAYTSFANLGIHVEPRFILKVVDRYGNVLEQSNAATRKAVADPAETYIAVSMMQSVMDDRQGTAVSARSRGFQRPAGGKTGTSDNFCDNWFIGYTPQITAGTWIGYDDKTSIGYNQAGSTNALPIWTDFMIAAHENLPVENFVEPAGIVHETVCQDSGKKATSGCPHIGDEVFLQNQRLEDWCPIHKGRKGI; from the coding sequence ATGAATCAGAAACGACTGTATAAATTCTACCTGTTTGTTGTCCTAGGTGTAATCCTTGTGGGAAGCATCGGGATGGCTCTTGCATATAGCTACCAGGATGAGCTCCCTTCAATTGAAGAAATCTACAACATCGAACCGGCGGTCGTAACCCGCATTTATGATATACATGGAGAACTGCTTCAAAAGTATCATTACGAAAACCGCACGTTGGTTCCTTATAGCAAAATCCCAGCGCACTTAATCCAAGCATTAGTCGCCACAGAAGATGATCACTTCTTCAGTCATTGGGGGGTCGACTGGCGCGGTCTGATGCGAGCAGTATTTAGAAATCTCTTTTCCGGATTTGGCTCAGGAGGCGGCGGATCGACAATTACGCAACAGCTATCCCGAATGCTATTTTACGATCGCGAGATATCTTTAGAGCGCAAGATCAAGGAAGCTCTCACTGCTGTTAAGATCGAACGCACTTACTCCAAGAACGAAATCCTCGAAATGTACCTCAATACGTACTACTACGGTCACGGCGCATATGGAATCGAGACAGCCTCGCGGACTTACTTCAACAAGAGCACCGAGGCGCTTAAAATAGAAGAGTCCGCATTGTTAATCGCGATTGTCAATGCACCGGCACGGTATTCTCCGGTCAATCATGCGGACCGCGCACTCAATCGCCGCAACTACGTGCTATCGAGAATGGAGGACGAAGACTATATCAACTCCAAGATGGCCGATAGTCTTAAGCATCTGCCGATTGCCATAGATTTTTCGCTCGATAACTCAGGCGAAGCCCCCTACTTCACCGAAATGGTTCGTCAATATCTTGTCGAAAAGCACGGCGAAGACGAATTCTATGGTGGTGGACTCGCCGTATACACAACGCTCGATGCCGGACTGCAGAGAATTGTCGAAAATTCTCTAATCGCGCAAGTCGACTCGCTACAACAACGTATGGAACGGCGCCGACACTTGGGCAACCCCGAGTACAGTGTCCCCGAGTATGACTCATCCGGCAATATCAGGGGATATCGATTCAAGGAAGTCCAGGGAGCGTTTGTCGCGATAGACAACCGAACTGGCGACATCATGGCTTTGGTCGGTGGTAAAGACTTTCGTAAATGGAAGTTCAATCGCGCCGTGCAGGCAAAGCGACAGCCTGGTTCAACATTCAAACCATTCGTTTACATGGCGGCAATCGGCAGTGGGATGCACGCCTGTGATATTCTCTACGATACTCCGATTGCAATGACAATTCCTGGATCAGATGTTTGGAGTCCAAGAAATTTCGATGATGAGTTCCTTGGCGCGATGACAATGCGCAAGGGGTTGACGATGTCGCGCAACTTGATTGCGATAAAGCTGCTTCAGCAAGTAGGTGTTGACAATGTAATTGCCACTGCCAAGAAGATGGGCATTACCAGCCCGCTGACACCAAACGCGGCCCTCGCCATCGGTACTTCAGAAACCTCGCTCTTGGAGATTGTAGGCGCGTATACCAGCTTTGCCAATCTTGGCATTCATGTCGAACCTCGATTTATCCTCAAAGTCGTGGACCGATACGGCAACGTGTTGGAGCAGAGTAATGCTGCGACGCGCAAGGCTGTCGCCGACCCAGCTGAGACCTATATCGCGGTCAGTATGATGCAGTCAGTCATGGACGATCGTCAAGGCACGGCAGTTTCAGCTCGTTCACGCGGATTCCAACGTCCGGCAGGTGGCAAGACGGGAACATCCGATAACTTCTGTGATAACTGGTTCATTGGATACACGCCACAAATTACAGCCGGTACGTGGATCGGTTACGATGACAAAACTTCTATCGGCTACAATCAGGCCGGTTCTACCAACGCTTTGCCGATATGGACTGACTTTATGATTGCTGCGCATGAAAATCTACCCGTCGAAAATTTTGTCGAACCAGCAGGAATTGTGCACGAGACAGTTTGTCAGGATTCAGGCAAGAAAGCGACTTCTGGCTGTCCCCATATTGGTGACGAGGTGTTCTTACAAAATCAACGATTAGAGGATTGGTGTCCCATCCACAAGGGACGAAAGGGCATTTGA
- a CDS encoding T9SS type A sorting domain-containing protein has product MSRRSALAVSTQNSASESDVSSAGPMWNRADVLFGDYRVNSDNQASTFDQRDCDIAYFADGKGVVVWEDERNGHWRIMAQPIGVSGAAVGANRFIDSGNPPVTLRQPRVAANATGLVVIVYVKENDNGLYAKSFDYSFSSSGAEFRIDDATPGNFVNQPDIAILSGNRFVIVWEDSRDGSNIFAQILNSNGSLSGGNFKINAAVDSPYRIAPSVVSTLAGDFAVVWEDGRTGNGDVYFRIYTDVGTPLFPELILDAGFASDYQFMPKLAFLKGIGYLAAWISNRNGGQSVYSQVISTSSAPIGLPIRVNDSDSDICWDLNTESTADSGAVCAWAEFSTTASIEAQKIAKTGAASGGNVKLEDNGLKHERAFPAIAKAANGMTAAWIDQRNGNLDVYAQSISTSLAKTGNNYRLNDDVNGAQQLTPDIAGVTSNAVAVVWHDRSSDQGDIKLQLLSAAGLPLGFESKINDDAGIAVQKNPRVGAASAGQIWAVWEDSRTSSGLQGQNIFAQRMSSTGLPQGANLLVNSDGTSRPKSLPDIDVLPDGKAFITWIDERDNSRQVYLQRYNASGASVGSNLKVSIDAAMIENLESHIAAASDGTHMVAWLSIIGGRKAAFFQRFNNVGSPLGSIQMLGVDTANVQIQDIDVCSNHSEGGFHFATIENKNGEISVRMYGIDGLGAPTFVAVEVSDVPGFFSDVRIAADVDDGLAIWWLKLNGSGTRGQMQLMRNDGFALGSNLQISNSAVSRLEASPSMTMIGGYYYSVWEDNRNAGSGFDIYANSVQYTSTDIDHREDNVLPQEFVLEQNFPNPFNPETTIQYSLKSAARTKLTIFNLLGQELDCLVDDFQQAGSYEVRWNPARNGESAASGIYFYRLTAGATSITKKMTLLK; this is encoded by the coding sequence ATGAGTCGCAGATCCGCATTGGCGGTTTCGACGCAAAACAGCGCTTCTGAGTCAGACGTTAGCTCCGCGGGTCCAATGTGGAACCGCGCTGATGTGCTTTTTGGTGATTATAGAGTGAACTCGGATAACCAAGCATCGACTTTCGATCAACGCGATTGTGATATTGCGTATTTTGCTGATGGTAAAGGTGTTGTGGTTTGGGAAGATGAACGTAACGGCCATTGGCGAATCATGGCGCAACCAATCGGGGTCTCTGGCGCGGCCGTCGGTGCCAATAGATTTATTGATAGCGGCAATCCGCCAGTTACGTTAAGGCAGCCGCGCGTGGCTGCGAACGCTACCGGACTTGTTGTGATAGTTTACGTCAAGGAAAACGACAACGGACTCTATGCAAAGTCGTTTGATTATAGCTTCAGTTCGAGCGGAGCTGAATTCCGAATTGACGACGCTACTCCCGGTAACTTCGTAAACCAGCCCGACATTGCAATACTGTCTGGAAACCGCTTTGTGATTGTCTGGGAAGATTCTCGCGACGGTTCCAATATCTTCGCTCAAATTCTGAATTCTAACGGCTCGCTTTCCGGAGGAAACTTCAAGATTAATGCCGCAGTCGACTCACCGTATCGCATAGCACCCTCAGTAGTCTCGACACTTGCGGGTGATTTTGCTGTTGTCTGGGAAGACGGGAGAACAGGAAACGGGGATGTCTATTTTCGCATCTATACCGATGTTGGCACCCCACTTTTTCCAGAATTGATCCTCGATGCAGGCTTTGCTTCCGACTATCAGTTTATGCCGAAATTGGCATTTTTGAAAGGAATTGGCTATCTCGCGGCCTGGATTTCTAATCGCAATGGCGGCCAGTCCGTGTACTCGCAAGTGATCTCGACATCGTCAGCACCAATCGGTTTACCGATCCGCGTGAACGATTCCGATTCGGATATCTGTTGGGACCTTAACACAGAAAGCACCGCTGACTCCGGTGCTGTTTGTGCTTGGGCTGAATTCTCCACAACTGCTTCAATTGAAGCTCAGAAGATTGCAAAGACAGGCGCGGCTTCGGGCGGTAACGTGAAGTTGGAGGACAATGGACTGAAGCACGAGAGAGCTTTCCCTGCCATTGCAAAGGCAGCAAACGGCATGACAGCTGCATGGATCGACCAACGAAATGGGAATCTCGATGTCTATGCTCAGTCAATCTCAACCTCTTTAGCGAAAACGGGTAATAACTATCGACTCAATGACGACGTCAACGGCGCGCAGCAATTGACTCCCGATATTGCAGGTGTAACGTCAAATGCCGTGGCCGTGGTATGGCATGATCGTAGTTCGGATCAAGGGGACATCAAGTTGCAGCTTCTGTCGGCGGCGGGTCTGCCTCTGGGCTTTGAATCCAAGATCAATGACGACGCCGGCATCGCGGTTCAGAAGAACCCCAGAGTTGGAGCGGCCAGCGCTGGTCAAATTTGGGCTGTCTGGGAGGACTCGAGGACCAGCAGTGGCTTGCAGGGTCAGAACATCTTTGCTCAAAGGATGAGTTCCACTGGATTGCCGCAAGGCGCCAACCTTCTTGTGAATAGTGACGGAACTTCGCGACCGAAGAGCCTTCCAGATATTGACGTCTTGCCAGATGGAAAAGCATTCATCACCTGGATTGATGAGCGAGACAATTCTCGTCAAGTGTACCTGCAGCGGTACAATGCTTCAGGTGCCTCGGTAGGTTCGAATCTCAAAGTCTCAATCGACGCTGCGATGATAGAAAACTTGGAAAGTCACATTGCCGCAGCAAGTGATGGCACTCACATGGTTGCATGGCTTTCAATTATTGGAGGAAGAAAGGCAGCTTTCTTCCAAAGATTCAACAATGTTGGTTCGCCCCTGGGATCCATTCAGATGCTTGGCGTGGACACAGCAAATGTCCAAATCCAGGATATTGACGTTTGTTCGAACCATTCCGAAGGCGGTTTCCATTTCGCGACAATAGAGAACAAAAACGGTGAAATCAGTGTCAGAATGTATGGCATTGACGGTCTTGGCGCGCCAACCTTTGTTGCTGTTGAAGTTAGTGATGTCCCCGGTTTCTTCAGTGATGTTCGGATCGCTGCCGATGTCGACGACGGACTTGCCATTTGGTGGTTAAAGCTCAATGGCAGCGGTACCCGCGGACAAATGCAGCTTATGAGAAATGACGGCTTCGCTCTCGGCAGCAACCTGCAGATCAGCAATAGCGCGGTCAGTCGCTTAGAAGCTTCTCCATCAATGACTATGATTGGCGGTTACTATTACAGTGTATGGGAAGACAACCGAAATGCCGGCTCAGGATTTGACATATATGCAAACTCGGTCCAGTACACTTCCACAGATATTGACCACAGAGAAGACAATGTGCTTCCGCAGGAGTTTGTGCTGGAACAGAATTTCCCTAACCCATTCAACCCCGAGACCACGATTCAGTACTCGTTGAAGAGTGCGGCTCGTACCAAACTGACCATTTTCAATCTTCTAGGTCAAGAGCTAGATTGCCTCGTGGACGATTTTCAGCAGGCGGGAAGTTACGAAGTTAGATGGAATCCGGCTCGCAACGGCGAAAGCGCGGCATCGGGGATCTACTTCTACAGACTTACTGCAGGTGCGACATCAATTACGAAGAAAATGACACTTTTGAAGTAG